Genomic window (Candidatus Desulfofervidus auxilii):
TAAATTGGTTATAAAGGTCTTTTAAATATGCAGCTGCTGCTTTAGTAGCAAGTTCTGGGTCTTTTCTCTCATCTACCCATTCATCAATTTTTAAGCCATATTGATAAGCTGTAGTAGCAATAAATTGCCAAGGGCCACAGGCATGAGAAGGAGAATAAGCATGATTATCAAAACCACTTTCAATAAAGACTAAATAAAATAATTCTCTTGGCAAACCTTCTTTTACCAAAATTTTTTCCATCATCTGTTTATAATAACGAGCTAATGTAAAATGTTTCTTTAGTGAACTTCTTCCTTTGGATGTGTGAGTATAATAATAAAGATATGCTTTAACTCTTTCATTTAAAACTATAGGTATAGTAGGAACTTTTTTAATTGATTGTGAAATAACAGTTATTTTTTTAGCTTGAACTACTGGCTTCTTTAGATGAGGTTTAATTTCTTCTTTTTTTACCTTTGGTATTTTTTCTTGAAGTGGTTTTTTCGACTTACGCTGATGGGGAGCACAGCTAAATAATAAAATTCCACATAATAGAATTTTTAAAACATTCCCCATTTGACGGAAAGTATAGCTTTATATAATATGGCATGTTAATATACTATAAAAAAATTTTTGGCAAGAGATTTTTGAAGTGAAAAAAGTTTATCTCCTTTCTTTGGGTTGTCCTAAAAATTTAGTAGATAATGAAATCCTTTCTACCCTCTTACAAGAAAAAGAATTTGAAATAGTTAATGACCCTAATGAAAGTGAAATAATTTTAATTAGTACATGTGCATTTATTCGATTGGCAGTAGAAGAAACAATTGAATCTATTCTTGAACTTGCTCATTTAAAACAACCTTATCAAAAACTTGTTGTTATTGGTTGCTTAGTAGAACGATATAAAGATCAATTACCATCACTTTTACCAGAAGTAGATGCTTGGATTGGAATTAAAAGTCTGCCTTATTTACCAGATTGGTTAGAAAAAAACTCTTTACCAAAATTATCTTTAGAAGGCCCTGGATGGCAAAAAGCTGATTATTTTAAACGTATACCCTCTAATCCATTTACAGCTTATGTAAAAATTGCTGAAGGTTGCTCAAATCATTGCACTTTCTGTACTATTCCTAAAATTAGAGGTCCACTTAAAAGCCGTCCTATAGAGGAAATTGTTACTGAAGTAGAACAGTTAGTAAAACAGGGAATAAAAGAGATTGTACTTGTAGCACATGAAACATCTGCTTATGGACTTGACCTTTATGGTAAAGCTTCATTAACTTCACTTCTTAAAACTTTAGATAAAACTGGTGTTACATGGTTACGGATACTTTATGTCCATCCTCAACGTGCTTTTTCTTTAATAGAAGCATTTAATGCCTGTTCACATCTTACACCTTATTTAGATATTCCTATTCAGCACATAGATACTAAAGTATTGAAAAGTATGGGCAGAGGGATGAAAGAAAAAGATTTAAGAGAGATTATTCTTTTTTTAAAAAAACACTTGCCAAATGTTAAACTACGTACTACTGTAATGGTAGGTTTTCCAACAGAAACAGAAGAAGCATTTAAAAAATTGTTATCTTTTCTTGAAGAAGTAGCTTTTGATCATTTGGGGGTTTTTAAATATTCTGCAGAAGAAGGCACTGCTGCTTTTAAGTTAGGAGATAAAGTACCAGAAGAAGTAAAAGATGAAAGATTTGAAATAGTAATGAATTTACAACAAGAAATTGCACGAAAAAAACATCAAAATTATGTAGGTACTAAAGAAACTGTCTTTATTGACCGTTTAGAAGAAGGTTATGTGGCCGTAGGACGTACACCTTGGCAAGCTCCTGAAATAGATGGTGAAGTGTATATTACAAAAGGAGAAGCCTTGCTAGGAGAAATAAAAAAAGTAAAAATAATTGATGCTTATGATTATGATTTA
Coding sequences:
- the rimO gene encoding 30S ribosomal protein S12 methylthiotransferase RimO is translated as MKKVYLLSLGCPKNLVDNEILSTLLQEKEFEIVNDPNESEIILISTCAFIRLAVEETIESILELAHLKQPYQKLVVIGCLVERYKDQLPSLLPEVDAWIGIKSLPYLPDWLEKNSLPKLSLEGPGWQKADYFKRIPSNPFTAYVKIAEGCSNHCTFCTIPKIRGPLKSRPIEEIVTEVEQLVKQGIKEIVLVAHETSAYGLDLYGKASLTSLLKTLDKTGVTWLRILYVHPQRAFSLIEAFNACSHLTPYLDIPIQHIDTKVLKSMGRGMKEKDLREIILFLKKHLPNVKLRTTVMVGFPTETEEAFKKLLSFLEEVAFDHLGVFKYSAEEGTAAFKLGDKVPEEVKDERFEIVMNLQQEIARKKHQNYVGTKETVFIDRLEEGYVAVGRTPWQAPEIDGEVYITKGEALLGEIKKVKIIDAYDYDLIGIITGPSNNF